A stretch of Lentisphaera araneosa HTCC2155 DNA encodes these proteins:
- a CDS encoding RNA polymerase sigma factor — translation MDKYNTRQTLIAKIREQHNEQSWEEFTDLYKAYLYSIMIRMGVQESDRDDLVQKSLIEIWKSLPRFEYVPGQGKFRNWIYTVTKHQCLGHFRTNKRYQNKIQKASEQGALEGESESKSEDIEEAEWKKHIFTLAWERIEPDLSDSYRQVFMLFSEGKNVEEISGELELQKNSVHVYRQRVLKRLNREIRFLDDELG, via the coding sequence ATGGATAAATATAACACTAGACAAACTCTCATCGCAAAAATCCGGGAACAGCACAACGAGCAGTCCTGGGAAGAATTTACTGATTTGTATAAAGCCTACCTTTATAGCATCATGATTCGCATGGGAGTTCAGGAATCGGATCGCGATGATCTCGTCCAAAAATCTCTTATCGAAATTTGGAAGAGCCTGCCGCGCTTTGAATATGTGCCTGGACAAGGCAAATTTCGCAATTGGATCTACACCGTGACTAAGCATCAATGCCTCGGTCATTTTCGCACCAATAAGCGTTATCAAAACAAAATTCAAAAAGCGAGTGAACAAGGGGCTCTTGAAGGAGAAAGTGAATCTAAGTCCGAAGACATCGAAGAAGCCGAATGGAAAAAACATATCTTCACCCTCGCCTGGGAACGCATTGAGCCGGACCTATCTGACTCCTACCGTCAAGTTTTCATGCTCTTTAGTGAAGGCAAAAATGTCGAAGAAATTAGTGGAGAACTCGAACTGCAAAAGAATAGCGTTCACGTCTATCGTCAACGCGTTCTCAAACGCCTCAATCGTGAAATTCGTTTTCTAGATGATGAACTCGGCTAA
- a CDS encoding glycosyl hydrolase family 95 catalytic domain-containing protein gives MKYLLTSLLLLTFNLFGGDANFDMKWDKVPSSYVEGAILGNGEQGTMIWARPEESLHFDIGDTRIYDEGGRLPIGKFILETKSQRESFQMTLAMQTAEAQGAVKTSLGAVKFKAISVSGQNLNLVKFTLAGDEQISIKHFAIPGITTSKLRNGIKDISGAPTHTISDYSNPKWAQGIAKTVEKYKPGAEVLNDSNGVQSRLVPLKKGKAYSLTWQLKKLSEKKYLLAWRTDYTRENLKAKAQKVWAGKNAQALSQSLEKSYEDYFVDHAKWWKNYSQRSNISLPDKKLEAYYKWQLYKVASATRQGKLPIDLMGPWFRATNWPKIWANLNVQLTYLPMAVANQGSIGDTLFQFIDNNPQIFIQPAGKYKSDSATHARAISPYEPGGFSWEYGNFLWTLHNYWHFLRVYPDDKRTVEKFYPMLKRGINFVLHHCRTDEQGFIHTPKDISPEYEMNRVFPKEEDTTYNLEFLRWALRTAVHINHKFQLNDADGERYEKVVEKLVQPHLDKETGIMIANGVKLEKAHRHYSHLVGLYPLKQMRLDEPNKFALAKKSVDYWINLPILNNWSYKGYSRTGAASMYSMLGDGDEAYKQMQILLDTYGSANTMYIESGPVIETPISAAASIHEMLFQAWSHDFNKDHIKLFTGIPKAWKDVSFKDLKAEGGYTLSALRENGAVKSFQIKASTERFLIVNPGLSQAFSLQSSVRGEIKSLQEKGQHILKLKSKAGETLTYGDSSELGKSVLGNKGESSYHFGLN, from the coding sequence ATGAAATACCTTTTAACGAGCCTGCTTTTATTGACCTTTAACCTATTTGGGGGTGACGCAAATTTTGATATGAAGTGGGACAAAGTTCCTAGTTCCTATGTGGAGGGAGCCATTCTCGGCAATGGCGAGCAGGGAACCATGATTTGGGCCCGCCCCGAAGAAAGCCTCCATTTTGATATTGGCGATACGCGAATTTATGATGAGGGAGGACGTCTTCCCATCGGTAAATTCATTCTAGAAACCAAGTCGCAACGCGAGTCATTTCAAATGACCTTAGCCATGCAGACCGCCGAAGCTCAAGGGGCTGTTAAAACATCGTTAGGAGCAGTGAAATTCAAAGCAATTTCCGTATCGGGCCAGAATCTCAATTTAGTAAAATTCACTCTTGCGGGCGATGAGCAAATTAGCATTAAACATTTTGCCATTCCCGGCATCACCACTTCTAAGCTCAGAAATGGTATCAAAGATATCAGTGGTGCACCGACTCACACAATCAGTGATTATAGTAATCCCAAATGGGCGCAAGGAATTGCTAAAACAGTTGAGAAATATAAGCCTGGGGCAGAAGTCCTCAATGATTCCAATGGAGTGCAGTCTCGCCTTGTTCCACTCAAAAAGGGCAAAGCTTATTCATTGACTTGGCAACTAAAGAAGCTTTCCGAAAAAAAATACCTTTTAGCTTGGCGCACGGATTACACGCGTGAAAATTTAAAGGCTAAAGCTCAGAAAGTTTGGGCAGGAAAAAATGCCCAAGCCTTATCACAATCATTAGAGAAATCTTATGAAGATTACTTTGTGGATCACGCAAAGTGGTGGAAGAATTATTCTCAACGTTCCAATATTTCCCTGCCTGATAAGAAACTCGAAGCTTATTACAAATGGCAGCTCTACAAAGTCGCCTCCGCAACGCGTCAAGGCAAGCTTCCCATCGACCTCATGGGGCCCTGGTTTCGAGCAACCAATTGGCCGAAGATCTGGGCGAACCTCAATGTTCAGCTCACTTACCTTCCCATGGCCGTTGCTAACCAAGGGTCGATTGGCGACACACTCTTTCAATTCATCGATAATAATCCACAAATCTTTATTCAGCCTGCAGGTAAATACAAGAGTGATTCGGCAACTCATGCCCGTGCGATTAGTCCTTATGAGCCAGGGGGATTCAGTTGGGAATACGGCAATTTTCTTTGGACCCTACATAATTATTGGCATTTCCTCAGAGTTTATCCCGACGATAAAAGAACTGTAGAGAAGTTTTATCCCATGCTCAAGCGCGGCATTAATTTTGTTCTTCATCACTGTCGCACAGATGAGCAAGGCTTTATTCATACGCCCAAAGATATCTCGCCAGAATATGAGATGAATCGAGTTTTTCCTAAAGAAGAAGACACAACGTATAACTTAGAATTCTTGCGTTGGGCACTGCGAACTGCTGTACATATTAATCACAAATTTCAGCTCAATGATGCCGATGGTGAACGTTACGAGAAAGTGGTAGAAAAACTTGTTCAGCCCCATCTCGATAAAGAAACGGGCATTATGATCGCTAATGGAGTGAAGCTGGAAAAAGCACACCGTCACTACTCACACCTTGTGGGGCTCTATCCTCTCAAGCAAATGCGTTTAGATGAGCCCAATAAATTTGCTTTAGCTAAAAAATCTGTTGATTACTGGATCAATCTACCCATTCTGAATAATTGGAGTTATAAAGGTTATAGTCGCACAGGTGCAGCCTCGATGTATTCCATGCTTGGCGATGGTGATGAAGCCTATAAGCAAATGCAAATCTTGCTCGATACTTATGGCTCGGCTAACACCATGTATATCGAGTCTGGACCAGTGATTGAGACGCCGATTTCGGCCGCTGCATCCATTCACGAAATGCTTTTTCAAGCTTGGTCACATGACTTCAACAAAGATCACATCAAGCTCTTCACGGGAATCCCCAAGGCTTGGAAAGATGTGAGTTTCAAAGACCTCAAAGCCGAAGGGGGCTACACCCTTAGCGCACTTCGCGAAAACGGAGCTGTGAAGAGCTTTCAGATAAAAGCCTCTACAGAGCGTTTTCTCATCGTCAACCCTGGACTAAGTCAAGCATTCTCTTTGCAGAGTTCTGTAAGAGGTGAAATCAAAAGCCTTCAAGAAAAAGGTCAGCACATCTTAAAACTCAAAAGCAAAGCCGGTGAGACTCTCACTTACGGCGACAGCTCTGAGCTAGGAAAATCAGTCCTCGGCAACAAAGGTGAAAGCTCTTATCACTTTGGCCTGAATTAA
- a CDS encoding RNA methyltransferase: protein MAVKSHKYKNQGFFGIGIMNNVNGLNIGTLWRSAYIMGASYIFTIDKKYKKQMSDVTHTWKKIPLYHYKNFDDFYDNQPTATRIIAVELTEDAIDIADYEHPDQACYLLGNEQAGLAPKVLKRCHGIVKLPGYFSLNVAVAGSILMYDRVAKLGGNLPQQES, encoded by the coding sequence ATGGCAGTTAAATCACACAAATATAAAAACCAAGGCTTCTTTGGCATCGGCATCATGAATAATGTCAACGGCCTCAACATTGGTACACTCTGGCGCAGTGCCTACATCATGGGAGCCAGCTATATTTTCACTATCGACAAGAAGTACAAAAAACAAATGAGTGATGTCACTCATACTTGGAAAAAGATCCCCCTCTACCACTACAAAAACTTTGATGATTTTTACGATAATCAACCCACGGCCACGCGGATAATTGCTGTCGAACTCACTGAAGATGCTATAGACATTGCCGACTACGAACACCCCGACCAAGCTTGCTACTTACTCGGCAACGAACAAGCAGGGCTCGCTCCAAAGGTTCTAAAGCGTTGTCATGGCATTGTGAAACTTCCAGGTTATTTCAGTCTCAACGTCGCCGTCGCCGGTTCAATCCTGATGTATGATCGCGTCGCAAAACTAGGCGGTAATTTACCGCAACAGGAAAGTTAA
- a CDS encoding endonuclease/exonuclease/phosphatase family protein, with translation MKKLSLFLFILTTSFLISQSLNAQVRVAAYNVLYGLSGSPEQIGAMFRPYNLDMIGFNEVPNGDWTARVGKVLGMKYVYVGKISSANHKDKYKSILSRTPLKNTEEVALQGEHAWNPASAVYADTEIRGVKIRLYSLHVCQARNLKSHIDRLREKYLSKEKKKNIIVLGDFNDKIESPALTRLQEAGFHACWKDLNMNLEKAFTWNPNNPKSGLKEGVIDHIFYKSKSAKASKAEIIELQPPLSDHKPVWAEIDFKFRKKSNFTTK, from the coding sequence ATGAAAAAATTATCACTATTTTTATTTATACTAACTACAAGCTTTTTAATCTCACAATCACTTAATGCCCAAGTACGCGTCGCCGCTTACAATGTATTATATGGACTTTCGGGAAGCCCTGAGCAAATAGGCGCAATGTTCAGGCCTTATAATTTGGACATGATAGGCTTTAATGAAGTCCCCAATGGGGACTGGACTGCTCGGGTCGGTAAAGTTTTAGGCATGAAATATGTTTATGTGGGGAAAATCTCATCCGCCAATCATAAAGATAAATATAAATCTATACTGAGCCGCACCCCACTGAAAAACACTGAAGAAGTAGCATTACAAGGAGAACACGCATGGAATCCTGCTTCTGCCGTCTACGCCGACACAGAAATACGTGGCGTCAAAATAAGGCTGTATTCACTTCATGTATGTCAAGCCCGAAATTTAAAAAGCCATATCGATAGGCTTCGTGAAAAATACCTCAGTAAAGAAAAAAAGAAAAACATTATTGTCTTGGGTGATTTTAACGACAAAATTGAGAGCCCGGCACTCACACGCTTGCAGGAAGCTGGCTTCCATGCTTGCTGGAAAGATTTAAACATGAACCTTGAGAAAGCATTTACTTGGAATCCGAATAATCCTAAATCTGGTTTAAAGGAAGGTGTCATCGACCATATTTTCTACAAATCTAAAAGTGCCAAAGCAAGTAAAGCGGAAATTATTGAATTGCAGCCTCCCCTCTCAGATCATAAACCTGTCTGGGCAGAAATTGATTTCAAGTTCCGTAAAAAATCAAATTTCACTACAAAATAA
- a CDS encoding serine/threonine protein kinase, giving the protein MQDFNEDFMTQAFDQAFNDESDQLLDKISHAEKRYQDGEEIGSGGMKKIVSSFDSFTDRELARAYPLSDETKVDNFISEVRISAKLEHPNIIPLYDIGVEKGQVFFTMKKLSGCNLYDLIKKSEKQ; this is encoded by the coding sequence ATGCAAGACTTTAACGAAGACTTCATGACTCAAGCTTTTGATCAGGCTTTCAACGACGAATCTGACCAACTCTTAGATAAAATAAGTCACGCCGAAAAGCGCTACCAAGACGGAGAGGAAATCGGCTCGGGTGGCATGAAAAAAATTGTCAGTTCCTTTGACTCATTTACCGATCGCGAACTGGCACGCGCCTATCCTCTAAGCGACGAAACGAAAGTTGATAATTTCATTAGCGAAGTTCGCATTTCAGCCAAGCTTGAGCACCCCAACATCATCCCACTTTACGATATTGGAGTCGAAAAGGGACAGGTCTTTTTCACCATGAAAAAGCTCAGTGGCTGCAACCTCTATGATCTCATCAAAAAATCAGAAAAACAGTAA
- a CDS encoding prepilin-type N-terminal cleavage/methylation domain-containing protein: MKKKFTLIELLVVVAIIGILASLLLPALGSARKKSQSAVCKSNTKQLGTTMFMYQDDADGLFVHYQGMESAWHTWKWQLAQYVNNTDNSTWWDHQYTNIFACPEYIDQQNSRQGIAYSSIELGGAPFGGTTRPAKLSEVTKATDTLMLGDSTTDYTYVDNMLLPPYNPWTINNVSLGRHDFKSNIQWVDGHVSSESQASLLSGGNGNITYSWLVEK; this comes from the coding sequence ATGAAGAAAAAATTTACTTTAATAGAACTTTTAGTCGTGGTGGCCATCATTGGCATTTTGGCATCGCTCTTATTGCCAGCTTTGGGGAGTGCAAGAAAAAAGAGTCAGAGTGCTGTTTGTAAAAGCAACACGAAGCAGCTGGGTACGACCATGTTTATGTATCAGGATGATGCCGATGGACTCTTTGTGCATTATCAGGGGATGGAAAGCGCTTGGCATACATGGAAATGGCAATTAGCTCAGTATGTCAATAATACCGATAACTCAACTTGGTGGGATCATCAGTACACAAATATTTTTGCTTGTCCGGAATATATAGACCAGCAAAACAGTCGACAAGGAATTGCCTATAGTTCAATTGAATTAGGAGGCGCGCCTTTTGGTGGAACAACGCGTCCAGCGAAATTGTCAGAGGTGACTAAGGCCACAGATACATTGATGCTCGGAGATTCGACCACTGATTATACCTACGTCGATAATATGTTACTCCCACCCTACAACCCTTGGACGATTAATAACGTAAGTCTCGGGAGACATGACTTTAAAAGCAACATCCAATGGGTCGACGGGCATGTGTCTAGTGAATCGCAAGCTTCATTATTATCGGGCGGTAACGGCAACATAACATATTCTTGGTTGGTAGAAAAATAA